One Carassius auratus strain Wakin chromosome 4, ASM336829v1, whole genome shotgun sequence DNA segment encodes these proteins:
- the LOC113059906 gene encoding adenosine deaminase 2-A-like isoform X2 — protein sequence MSRMHSKDLCMSSMAALTVLMSLCIRECNPMPDPHQRDLMLKQDMSQQVGGRVELTAAEQQLDSLLHNLKLKEMAASPFPPSKHFFKVRHIVQKSPVFKLLQKMPKGAALHIHSTAMVSVDWLVMNATYRPHCYICFMWDGSVQFLFSTNTPFLRWGCSFWKRLDVLRASLSDVTAFDKSLMRNLTLFTEDPEMSYPTQDAVWDRFEKTFLALSGLITYAPVFKDYIYQALKELYEDNIMYLELRVGQSKAYELDGTTHDRAWSLEVYRNITEQFRANHPDFIGSRVIFSVHRSLSVSQVKQAVQEAIEMQRKYPDIVAGFDLVGREDTGRSIWYLRDALSLPSEIKTQLPFFFHAGETDLDGTDVDRNVLDALLFNTSRIGHGFALVHHPLAKQLSRTRGVAVELCPISNQVLKLVSDLRNHPAAVLMSDGHPIVVSSDDPTLFGTTGLSYDFYQVFVGIGGLSANLGTLKELAMNSIRYSSLSPQLQDKAFTIWKEKWNKFVAENS from the exons ATGAGCAGAATGCATTCGAAG GATCTCTGTATGTCCAGCATGGCAGCGCTGACTGTCCTGATGTCACTGTGTATCAGAGAGTGTAATCCAATGCCAGATCCCCATCAGAGGGATCTGATGCTGAAGCAGGACATGTCCCAGCAGGTAGGGGGCAGAGTGGAGCTCACTGCTGCTGAACAGCAACTGGATTCACTCCTACACAATCTGAAGCTGAAAGAAATGGCTGCTTCACCTTTCCCACCATCCAAGCACTTCTTCAAAGTCCGGCACATCGTGCAAAAAAGCCCTGTCTTCAAACTGCTACAGAAAATGCCAAAGG GTGCTGCTCTTCACATCCACAGCACTGCTATGGTGAGTGTGGATTGGCTGGTGATGAATGCAACGTACAGGCCTCATTGTTACATCTGCTTCATGTGGGATGGCTCAGTGCAGTTCCTTTTCTCCACCAATACGCCCTTTCTGCGATGGGGATGCTCTTTTTGGAAACGCCTAGATGTACTAAGAGCAAGTTTGAGTGATGTCACTGCCTTTGATAAGAG TTTAATGCGGAATCTTACACTCTTCACGGAAGACCCGGAGATGTCTTATCCAACACAAGATGCAGTATGGGACAGGTTTGAGAAGACTTTTTTGGCTCTATCTGGGCTGATCACATATGCACCTGTCTTTAAGGACTATATCTACCAGGCTCTGAAGGAGCTTTACGAAGACAACATCATGTACCTGGAGCTGAGGGTTGGACAGTCCAAG gcATATGAACTTGACGGCACCACCCATGACAGAGCATGGTCTCTGGAGGTCTACAGAAACATTACTGAGCAGTTCAGAGCAAATCATCCAGATTTCATAGGATCTCGTGTAATCTTCTCTGTCCACAG GTCTCTTAGTGTGTCTCAAGTGAAGCAGGCAGTACAAGAGGCCATTGAAATGCAGAGAAAATATCCAGATATCGTTGCTGGTTTTGACCTG GTAGGTCGTGAAGACACTGGAAGATCTATCTGGTACTTACGAGATGCCTTATCACTACCTTCAGAGATAAAGACGCAACTTCCTTTCTTTTTCCATGCTGGAGAGACAG ATTTGGATGGTACAGATGTGGACAGGAATGTGTTAGATGCTCTGCTGTTTAACACCAGCCGCATTGGACATGGTTTTGCGCTGGTCCATCATCCCCTGGCCAAGCAGCTGTCCAGGACCAGAGGAGTGGCAGTGGAGCTGTGTCCCATTTCCAATCAG GTGCTAAAACTGGTCTCAGATTTGCGAAACCATCCCGCTGCTGTACTAATGTCAGATGGTCATCCCATAGTGGTGAGCTCTGATGATCCCACCTTATTCGGGACCACAGGACTCTCTTATGATTTCTACCAGGTCTTTGTGGGTATTGGTGGGTTGAGCGCAAACCTGGGGACTCTAAAGGAACTTGCGATGAATTCAATCAG GTACAGTTCTTTGTCGCCACAGTTACAGGATAAAGCTTTTACGATATGGAAGGAAAAGTGGAACAAATTTGTGGCAGAAAATTCATAA
- the LOC113059906 gene encoding adenosine deaminase 2-A-like isoform X1 — translation MSRMHSKDLCMSSMAALTVLMSLCIRECNPMPDPHQRDLMLKQDMSQQVGGRVELTAAEQQLDSLLHNLKLKEMAASPFPPSKHFFKVRHIVQKSPVFKLLQKMPKGAALHIHSTAMVSVDWLVMNATYRPHCYICFMWDGSVQFLFSTNTPFLRWGCSFWKRLDVLRASLSDVTAFDKSLMRNLTLFTEDPEMSYPTQDAVWDRFEKTFLALSGLITYAPVFKDYIYQALKELYEDNIMYLELRVGQSKAYELDGTTHDRAWSLEVYRNITEQFRANHPDFIGSRVIFSVHRSLSVSQVKQAVQEAIEMQRKYPDIVAGFDLVGREDTGRSIWYLRDALSLPSEIKTQLPFFFHAGETDLDGTDVDRNVLDALLFNTSRIGHGFALVHHPLAKQLSRTRGVAVELCPISNQVLKLVSDLRNHPAAVLMSDGHPIVVSSDDPTLFGTTGLSYDFYQVFVGIGGLSANLGTLKELAMNSIRLHFSPFFTGTVLCRHSYRIKLLRYGRKSGTNLWQKIHKP, via the exons ATGAGCAGAATGCATTCGAAG GATCTCTGTATGTCCAGCATGGCAGCGCTGACTGTCCTGATGTCACTGTGTATCAGAGAGTGTAATCCAATGCCAGATCCCCATCAGAGGGATCTGATGCTGAAGCAGGACATGTCCCAGCAGGTAGGGGGCAGAGTGGAGCTCACTGCTGCTGAACAGCAACTGGATTCACTCCTACACAATCTGAAGCTGAAAGAAATGGCTGCTTCACCTTTCCCACCATCCAAGCACTTCTTCAAAGTCCGGCACATCGTGCAAAAAAGCCCTGTCTTCAAACTGCTACAGAAAATGCCAAAGG GTGCTGCTCTTCACATCCACAGCACTGCTATGGTGAGTGTGGATTGGCTGGTGATGAATGCAACGTACAGGCCTCATTGTTACATCTGCTTCATGTGGGATGGCTCAGTGCAGTTCCTTTTCTCCACCAATACGCCCTTTCTGCGATGGGGATGCTCTTTTTGGAAACGCCTAGATGTACTAAGAGCAAGTTTGAGTGATGTCACTGCCTTTGATAAGAG TTTAATGCGGAATCTTACACTCTTCACGGAAGACCCGGAGATGTCTTATCCAACACAAGATGCAGTATGGGACAGGTTTGAGAAGACTTTTTTGGCTCTATCTGGGCTGATCACATATGCACCTGTCTTTAAGGACTATATCTACCAGGCTCTGAAGGAGCTTTACGAAGACAACATCATGTACCTGGAGCTGAGGGTTGGACAGTCCAAG gcATATGAACTTGACGGCACCACCCATGACAGAGCATGGTCTCTGGAGGTCTACAGAAACATTACTGAGCAGTTCAGAGCAAATCATCCAGATTTCATAGGATCTCGTGTAATCTTCTCTGTCCACAG GTCTCTTAGTGTGTCTCAAGTGAAGCAGGCAGTACAAGAGGCCATTGAAATGCAGAGAAAATATCCAGATATCGTTGCTGGTTTTGACCTG GTAGGTCGTGAAGACACTGGAAGATCTATCTGGTACTTACGAGATGCCTTATCACTACCTTCAGAGATAAAGACGCAACTTCCTTTCTTTTTCCATGCTGGAGAGACAG ATTTGGATGGTACAGATGTGGACAGGAATGTGTTAGATGCTCTGCTGTTTAACACCAGCCGCATTGGACATGGTTTTGCGCTGGTCCATCATCCCCTGGCCAAGCAGCTGTCCAGGACCAGAGGAGTGGCAGTGGAGCTGTGTCCCATTTCCAATCAG GTGCTAAAACTGGTCTCAGATTTGCGAAACCATCCCGCTGCTGTACTAATGTCAGATGGTCATCCCATAGTGGTGAGCTCTGATGATCCCACCTTATTCGGGACCACAGGACTCTCTTATGATTTCTACCAGGTCTTTGTGGGTATTGGTGGGTTGAGCGCAAACCTGGGGACTCTAAAGGAACTTGCGATGAATTCAATCAG GTTGCACTTTTCCCCTTTTTTTACAGGTACAGTTCTTTGTCGCCACAGTTACAGGATAAAGCTTTTACGATATGGAAGGAAAAGTGGAACAAATTTGTGGCAGAAAATTCATAAACCAtga
- the LOC113059897 gene encoding probable polypeptide N-acetylgalactosaminyltransferase 8: MRISSVKTLFPVLSIAVVFLYTSSVKWEIQTQEKQLHQVQQKLSLHSALLLTKLDKLEAHLIAVEEKSLKIKNETKPAKKLFPNSNLFKVWTVELSEDDQRKAEDLFQKYGYNAFLSDQLPLDRELPDTRDHRCIDREYPQNLPTLSVVLIYLDEALSVIQRAICSIINRTPAHLLKEIILVDDHSTNEDLKAQLHVYISSINEKHSGLVKMVTHSEQKGLSQARISGWETATGDVVAILDAHIEVHVKWAEPLLARIQADRTLVLSPVFDKVNYYDLQVTEYFASAHGFDWALWCMYVGFPQKWYEKNDPSQPGKSPSVMGILVVDRLFFGEIGTLDGGMKVYGGENVELGIRVWLCGGSIEVVPCSKVAHIERAHKPYMPDLSSVMKRNALRVAEVWMDEYKINVNIAWGLPIQSHGIDIGDVSERKKLRERLKCKPFKWYLENVYPKLNPINLLGYGVLINDLQTSLCLDKGPLEENTPILYPCHFMGSQIFYYTASGEIFAHPLQSLQNSRNRCLIDPGSGRFPELSWCSDTEKPKHMYWDFKQGQAIQNRETKRCLEISADQTGKYENNVFLQDCRNQHWKIQNVIQNL, from the exons ATGAGAATAAGCAGTGTAAAGACTTTGTTTCCAGTCTTGTCCATTGCTGTGGTTTTTCTCTATACGAGCTCTGTCAAGTGGGAAATCCAAACTCAAGAGAAGCAGCTCCACCAGGTCCAACAGAAATTATCACTACACAGTGCACTTCTTCTTACCAAGCTAGACAAACTGGAGGCTCATCTAATAGCAGTGG AAGAGAAaagccttaaaataaaaaatgagacgAAGCCAGCAAAGAAGCTGTTTCCAAACTCAAATCTCTTCAAGGTATGGACTGTTGAACTCTCTGAGGATGACCAGAGGAAGGCTGAGGATCTCTTTCAGAAATACGGCTATAATGCCTTTCTTAGTGACCAGTTGCCTCTGGACCGGGAGTTACCGGACACTCGAGACCACAG ATGCATTGACCGTGAATACCCTCAAAATCTGCCCACCCTCAGCGTGGTGCTGATTTATCTGGATGAGGCTCTGTCTGTCATTCAAAGAGCCATTTGCAGCATTATCAACAGAACTCCAGCCCACCTGCTCAAAGAGATCATACTGGTCGACGACCACAGCACAAATG AAGATCTGAAAGCACAGCTACATGTTTATATCAGCTCCATCAATGAGAAGCACTCAGGCCTGGTGAAAATGGTGACCCATTCAGAGCAGAAAGGACTTTCCCAGGCCAGAATCTCAGGGTGGGAGACAGCCACTGGGGATGTGGTTGCCATTTTAGACGCCCACATTGAGGTCCATGTCAAATG GGCGGAGCCTCTGCTTGCACGTATCCAGGCTGACCGTACACTGGTCCTGAGCCCTGTGTTTGATAAAGTCAATTACTACGACTTGCAGGTGACAGAATATTTCGCCTCTGCTCATGGTTTTGACTGGGCTCTCTGGTGTATGTACGTGGGATTCCCTCAGAAGTGGTATGAAAAAAACGATCCTTCACAGCCAGgaaa GAGTCCCTCTGTAATGGGAATACTTGTGGTGGATCGCCTGTTCTTTGGTGAGATTGGGACTCTGGACGGAGGGATGAAGGTGTATGGAGGAGAGAATGTTGAATTAGGAATACGG GTGTGGCTGTGCGGAGGAAGTATAGAGGTTGTACCCTGCTCTAAAGTTGCTCACATTGAGAGGGCACACAAACCCTACATGCCTGATCTTAGCAGTGTCATGAAGAGAAATGCACTCAGAGTGGCAGAAGTTTGGATggatgaatacaaaataaatgtgaacatcGCCTGGGGTCTTCCTATACAG AGCCATGGGATAGACATTGGTGATGtatcagagagaaagaaattgaGAGAAAGGCTAAAATGCAAACCATTTAAATGGTATCTGGAAAATGTATATCCCAAGTTAAATCCCATTAATTTATTAGGTTATGGAGTG CTGATTAATGATCTGCAAACAAGTTTATGTTTGGATAAGGGGCCACTTGAAGAGAACACACCCATTTTATATCCATGTCATTTTATGGGATCACAG ATATTTTACTATACAGCAAGTGGTGAGATATTTGCACATCCCCTTCAGTCCCTTCAAAACAGCAGGAACCGCTGTCTAATTGATCCCGGCTCAGGCAGGTTTCCAGAGCTGTCCTGGTGTTCAGACACTGAAAAACCAAAGCATATGTACTGGGACTTCAAACAG GGACAGGCCATACAGAACAGAGAAACCAAACGCTGTCTGGAGATCAGTGCTGACCAGAcaggaaagtatgaaaataaCGTTTTTCTTCAGGACTGCAGAAACCAACACTGGAAGATACAGAATGTAATTCAGAACTTATGA
- the LOC113059913 gene encoding RAD51-associated protein 1-like isoform X2 — protein MNRPSRNKKAVNYTDFQNDDDEDFACVKPPPKKARMAIKDPDSERNLKTLSASPNEVADFTSSGSRQRMPLEETFYERDLETALSLSLLDSSRTQDGEPTTKTDEQDRSQCSPPVLIHCSAEGSLLVSECQPRPDSPPVLSNCSIDGKSLGLNLISVDASPTRVSKQKETSEEQRKPLKDKKDNRDDEDYQLQDTPDSESDADFTEEDESEDETFTVKTKNKVVKQKTEKKASADAKNKTKKKDEKATKASKAKGSAPSPATCRSPAAPVSGLKKAPTAPLLSKPAVCSSPAGARLTKWNPPGLLGRSPGASQNAHVKSPGQGLRLGLSRMARVKSLHPNAASN, from the exons ATGAACCGACCATCCAG AAataagaaagctgtaaactacACAGACTTCCAAAACGATGATG ATGAGGATTTTGCCTGTGTAAAACCTCCTCCCAAAAAAGCTCGAATGGCCATTAAAGACCCTGATTCTGAGAGAAACCTCAAAACATTGAGTGCCTCTCCAAATGAAGTGGCTGATTTCACCAGCTCAGGAAGCAGGCAGAG GATGCCTCTGGAGGAAACATTTTATGAAAGAGATTTGGAGACAGCTCTATCATTATCATTGCTGGACTCTTCAAGAACACAAGATGGAGAGCCTACAACCAAAACAG ATGAACAGGACAGATCTCAGTGTTCACCACCTGTTCTAATACACTGCAGCGCTGAGGGCAGCCTTTTAG TCAGTGAATGTCAGCCTCGTCCAGATTCTCCTCCAGTGCTGTCCAATTGTAGCATTGATGGCAAAAGTTTAG GACTGAATCTGATCAGTGTAGATGCCTCCCCTACCAGGGTTTCTAAACAGAAGGAAACCTCGGAGGAGCAGAGAAAACCACTGAAGGATAAGAAGGACAACAGAGACGATGAGGACTACCAGCTTCAGGACACACCAG ATTCAGAAAGTGACGCAGATTTCACTGAAGAAGATGAGAGCGAAGACGAGACATTCactgtgaaaacaaaaaataaggttgtgaaacaaaagacagaaaagaaGGCATCAGCAGATGCAAAGAATAAGACCAAAAAGAAAGACGAAAAGGCAACAAAAGCCTCAAAAGCCAAAGGCTcag CTCCCAGCCCAGCGACCTGTCGGAGTCCTGCTGCTCCTGTGTCTGGACTGAAGAAGGCGCCTACTGCTCCGCTTCTCTCTAAACCTGCAGTCTGCTCCAGTCCTGCAGGGGCCAGACTGACTAAGTGGAATCCCCCTG GTCTGCTTGGCCGGAGTCCCGGTGCGTCTCAGAATGCACATGTGAAGTCTCCAGGACAGGGGCTGCGTTTAGGACTTTCCCGTATGGCTCGAGTCAAATCCCTTCACCCTAATGCTGCTTCCAACTAA
- the LOC113059913 gene encoding RAD51-associated protein 1-like isoform X3 yields the protein MNRPSRNKKAVNYTDFQNDDDEDFACVKPPPKKARMAIKDPDSERNLKTLSASPNEVADFTSSGSRQRMPLEETFYERDLETALSLSLLDSSRTQDGEPTTKTVSECQPRPDSPPVLSNCSIDGKSLGLNLISVDASPTRVSKQKETSEEQRKPLKDKKDNRDDEDYQLQDTPDSESDADFTEEDESEDETFTVKTKNKVVKQKTEKKASADAKNKTKKKDEKATKASKAKGSAPSPATCRSPAAPVSGLKKAPTAPLLSKPAVCSSPAGARLTKWNPPGLLGRSPGASQNAHVKSPGQGLRLGLSRMARVKSLHPNAASN from the exons ATGAACCGACCATCCAG AAataagaaagctgtaaactacACAGACTTCCAAAACGATGATG ATGAGGATTTTGCCTGTGTAAAACCTCCTCCCAAAAAAGCTCGAATGGCCATTAAAGACCCTGATTCTGAGAGAAACCTCAAAACATTGAGTGCCTCTCCAAATGAAGTGGCTGATTTCACCAGCTCAGGAAGCAGGCAGAG GATGCCTCTGGAGGAAACATTTTATGAAAGAGATTTGGAGACAGCTCTATCATTATCATTGCTGGACTCTTCAAGAACACAAGATGGAGAGCCTACAACCAAAACAG TCAGTGAATGTCAGCCTCGTCCAGATTCTCCTCCAGTGCTGTCCAATTGTAGCATTGATGGCAAAAGTTTAG GACTGAATCTGATCAGTGTAGATGCCTCCCCTACCAGGGTTTCTAAACAGAAGGAAACCTCGGAGGAGCAGAGAAAACCACTGAAGGATAAGAAGGACAACAGAGACGATGAGGACTACCAGCTTCAGGACACACCAG ATTCAGAAAGTGACGCAGATTTCACTGAAGAAGATGAGAGCGAAGACGAGACATTCactgtgaaaacaaaaaataaggttgtgaaacaaaagacagaaaagaaGGCATCAGCAGATGCAAAGAATAAGACCAAAAAGAAAGACGAAAAGGCAACAAAAGCCTCAAAAGCCAAAGGCTcag CTCCCAGCCCAGCGACCTGTCGGAGTCCTGCTGCTCCTGTGTCTGGACTGAAGAAGGCGCCTACTGCTCCGCTTCTCTCTAAACCTGCAGTCTGCTCCAGTCCTGCAGGGGCCAGACTGACTAAGTGGAATCCCCCTG GTCTGCTTGGCCGGAGTCCCGGTGCGTCTCAGAATGCACATGTGAAGTCTCCAGGACAGGGGCTGCGTTTAGGACTTTCCCGTATGGCTCGAGTCAAATCCCTTCACCCTAATGCTGCTTCCAACTAA
- the LOC113059913 gene encoding RAD51-associated protein 1-like isoform X1 encodes MNRPSRNKKAVNYTDFQNDDDEDFACVKPPPKKARMAIKDPDSERNLKTLSASPNEVADFTSSGSRQRMPLEETFYERDLETALSLSLLDSSRTQDGEPTTKTADEQDRSQCSPPVLIHCSAEGSLLVSECQPRPDSPPVLSNCSIDGKSLGLNLISVDASPTRVSKQKETSEEQRKPLKDKKDNRDDEDYQLQDTPDSESDADFTEEDESEDETFTVKTKNKVVKQKTEKKASADAKNKTKKKDEKATKASKAKGSAPSPATCRSPAAPVSGLKKAPTAPLLSKPAVCSSPAGARLTKWNPPGLLGRSPGASQNAHVKSPGQGLRLGLSRMARVKSLHPNAASN; translated from the exons ATGAACCGACCATCCAG AAataagaaagctgtaaactacACAGACTTCCAAAACGATGATG ATGAGGATTTTGCCTGTGTAAAACCTCCTCCCAAAAAAGCTCGAATGGCCATTAAAGACCCTGATTCTGAGAGAAACCTCAAAACATTGAGTGCCTCTCCAAATGAAGTGGCTGATTTCACCAGCTCAGGAAGCAGGCAGAG GATGCCTCTGGAGGAAACATTTTATGAAAGAGATTTGGAGACAGCTCTATCATTATCATTGCTGGACTCTTCAAGAACACAAGATGGAGAGCCTACAACCAAAACAG CAGATGAACAGGACAGATCTCAGTGTTCACCACCTGTTCTAATACACTGCAGCGCTGAGGGCAGCCTTTTAG TCAGTGAATGTCAGCCTCGTCCAGATTCTCCTCCAGTGCTGTCCAATTGTAGCATTGATGGCAAAAGTTTAG GACTGAATCTGATCAGTGTAGATGCCTCCCCTACCAGGGTTTCTAAACAGAAGGAAACCTCGGAGGAGCAGAGAAAACCACTGAAGGATAAGAAGGACAACAGAGACGATGAGGACTACCAGCTTCAGGACACACCAG ATTCAGAAAGTGACGCAGATTTCACTGAAGAAGATGAGAGCGAAGACGAGACATTCactgtgaaaacaaaaaataaggttgtgaaacaaaagacagaaaagaaGGCATCAGCAGATGCAAAGAATAAGACCAAAAAGAAAGACGAAAAGGCAACAAAAGCCTCAAAAGCCAAAGGCTcag CTCCCAGCCCAGCGACCTGTCGGAGTCCTGCTGCTCCTGTGTCTGGACTGAAGAAGGCGCCTACTGCTCCGCTTCTCTCTAAACCTGCAGTCTGCTCCAGTCCTGCAGGGGCCAGACTGACTAAGTGGAATCCCCCTG GTCTGCTTGGCCGGAGTCCCGGTGCGTCTCAGAATGCACATGTGAAGTCTCCAGGACAGGGGCTGCGTTTAGGACTTTCCCGTATGGCTCGAGTCAAATCCCTTCACCCTAATGCTGCTTCCAACTAA
- the LOC113056268 gene encoding fibroblast growth factor 23-like, whose product MRCALSNLHVLLSSVLALWITALQGFRPADAAPNPSPLLGSSWGNPRRYIHLQTTSDLNNFYLEISPNGHVRKTTNRGSYSVILLKAESRDRLAIFGVKSNRFLCMDAEGTLYTSTVCNKEDCLFHHKLLENHRDVYYSTNHGILLNLDGAKQVFIAGQNLPQSSLFLSEKNTVPLERLQHRERRNRQVNPSDPLNALRYGEASDSRAAQEDDGDTDSEPSEGRNISRETLVSPSDDDPWDLLHDTSPGSPRVSAVVG is encoded by the exons ATGCGTTGCGCACTTTCCAATCTGCACGTGCTGCTCTCCTCCGTCCTCGCGCTGTGGATCACGGCTCTACAGGGATTCAGACCTGCGGATGCTGCCCCTAACCCCTCTCCCCTCCTGGGCTCCAGCTGGGGGAACCCGCGGAGGTACATCCACCTTCAGACCACCTCGGACTTAAACAACTTCTACTTGGAGATCAGTCCGAATGGACATGTGCGCAAAACTACAAACCGGGGGTCCTACA GTGTTATTTTATTGAAAGCAGAGAGCAGAGACCGTCTGGCAATATTTGGAGTGAAAAGTAACCGATTTTTGTGCATGGACGCAGAAGGAACTCTTTACACATCT ACTGTTTGCAATAAGGAAGACTGTCTGTTTCACCACAAACTTTTGGAAAACCATCGTGACGTTTATTACTCCACCAATCATGGCATACTGCTTAACCTGGACGGGGCGAAACAGGTGTTCATAGCGGGACAAAACCTCCCTCAGTCCTCTCTCTTCTTATCCGAGAAGAACACTGTTCCACTGGAGCGCCTGCAGCACCGGGAGAGGAGGAACCGGCAGGTGAATCCATCAGACCCGCTGAACGCGCTCCGGTACGGAGAGGCGTCAGACTCTAGAGCTGCTCAAGAGGACGATGGGGACACAGACTCTGAGCCGTCAGAAGGTCGAAACATCTCCAGGGAGACTCTGGTTTCTCCTTCCGATGATGACCCGTGGGATCTTCTTCACGACACGAGCCCCGGCAGTCCCCGGGTTTCAGCAGTTGTTGGATAA